A region of Fibrobacter succinogenes subsp. succinogenes S85 DNA encodes the following proteins:
- a CDS encoding Gfo/Idh/MocA family protein: MKRNYKAVLFGNGTMGERHRKFFEYSGVQFLKIFDIEDLDSAGNVRASLVDEFISSEKIDFAVIASPATTHYEYAKLCLKRGISVFVEKPLATLGAQAQELVDLAIRNNVILFVAQSECFNSVFLNFRKHFMNEIGAAGSSFRLEFRREHKYSARCRDVNVALDLLVHDLSLCLSMFAYDDLNVEKFTISKNEDRAQMQISIVKGAYAGAELDFIVDRNSDIDVRTISVEFGGDGGPACDYSVSLAPNDENGEVIHVSDSLENEHKFFLKLMVGACSEWGRRAAQSAANAVKLATISTASS, from the coding sequence ATGAAGCGAAATTATAAGGCGGTGCTGTTTGGCAATGGCACCATGGGCGAACGCCATCGCAAGTTTTTTGAATATTCCGGTGTACAGTTCCTTAAAATTTTTGACATAGAAGATTTGGATAGCGCAGGGAATGTGCGTGCTTCGCTTGTTGATGAATTTATTTCTAGCGAAAAGATTGATTTTGCCGTGATTGCATCTCCGGCGACAACGCATTACGAGTATGCAAAGCTTTGTTTGAAACGTGGAATCTCCGTATTTGTAGAAAAACCGCTTGCAACGCTTGGTGCGCAAGCGCAAGAATTGGTGGATTTGGCTATCCGCAATAATGTGATTTTATTTGTGGCTCAGTCGGAATGTTTTAATTCGGTTTTCTTGAATTTCCGCAAACATTTTATGAATGAAATCGGAGCCGCGGGTTCGTCGTTCCGTTTGGAATTCCGTCGCGAACACAAGTATTCTGCGCGTTGCCGCGATGTGAACGTGGCGCTCGATTTGTTGGTGCATGACTTGAGCCTTTGCCTTTCGATGTTTGCCTATGACGATTTGAATGTGGAAAAGTTCACGATTTCAAAAAACGAAGACCGCGCGCAAATGCAGATAAGCATTGTAAAAGGCGCTTATGCTGGGGCTGAACTCGACTTTATTGTAGACCGCAATAGCGATATCGATGTGCGGACTATCTCTGTGGAATTCGGGGGCGATGGTGGCCCAGCTTGCGATTACTCGGTGAGCCTTGCACCGAATGACGAAAATGGCGAGGTTATCCATGTTTCGGATTCGCTCGAAAACGAACACAAGTTCTTTTTGAAGTTGATGGTGGGCGCCTGTTCTGAATGGGGTAGGCGAGCCGCGCAAAGCGCCGCGAACGCCGTCAAGCTCGCGACAATTTCTACAGCGTCATCCTAA
- the rd gene encoding rubredoxin, translating to MAKYKCDACGYIYDPAVGDPDNGIAPGTAFEDLPDDWTCPICGVGKDMFVKEE from the coding sequence ATGGCAAAATACAAGTGCGATGCATGCGGCTACATTTACGATCCCGCTGTAGGCGATCCGGATAACGGCATTGCGCCGGGCACAGCCTTTGAAGATTTACCGGACGATTGGACCTGCCCCATTTGCGGTGTCGGCAAGGACATGTTCGTCAAGGAAGAATAA
- a CDS encoding glycoside hydrolase family 16 protein yields MVYKFVAMGCAALIACLAACSDDASPSFAGPAESSTESSSCAAVQSSSSSEIAAASSSSIDNVIESSAASSSSMTIEFSSSSETVSSSSSETTSSSSEEPAAEYFWNDEFDGESIDLNKWTFDIGTGASGWGNNEWEYYTDRKENAYVKDGVLHIRAQKEDYEGQKYTSARMLTKGKFAFKYGTVEARIALPTGKGIWPAFWMLGENFDTVGWPACGEIDIIEAVNSENKIYGTNHWANGTEYATYGNNTGDYRNQKFDLDITQFHTYKFTWDEKYIRMFVDDFMYHEILIEGNEGDTEEFHKPFFFLLNVAVAGNWPGFEVDDSQFPNEMLVDYIRVIK; encoded by the coding sequence ATGGTTTATAAGTTTGTTGCAATGGGATGTGCCGCCTTAATCGCTTGTTTAGCAGCATGTTCCGATGATGCGTCACCCAGTTTCGCGGGACCCGCAGAAAGTTCCACGGAGTCCTCAAGTTGCGCGGCAGTTCAATCGTCAAGCAGTTCTGAAATTGCCGCAGCATCATCAAGTTCAATCGACAACGTCATTGAAAGCTCCGCGGCATCTTCAAGCAGCATGACAATTGAATTTTCCAGCAGTTCCGAAACGGTTTCCTCAAGCAGCTCGGAAACAACTTCTTCAAGCAGCGAAGAACCCGCCGCAGAATACTTCTGGAACGACGAATTCGACGGTGAATCCATAGACTTAAACAAATGGACATTCGACATCGGCACAGGCGCAAGCGGCTGGGGCAACAACGAATGGGAATACTACACCGACCGTAAAGAAAACGCCTACGTCAAGGACGGCGTCTTGCACATCCGCGCCCAGAAAGAAGACTACGAAGGTCAAAAGTACACCTCCGCCCGCATGCTCACCAAAGGCAAATTTGCGTTCAAGTACGGCACGGTAGAAGCGCGCATTGCACTCCCGACCGGCAAGGGAATCTGGCCTGCATTCTGGATGCTCGGCGAAAACTTCGACACAGTCGGATGGCCCGCCTGCGGCGAAATAGACATCATCGAAGCAGTCAATAGCGAAAACAAAATCTACGGTACAAACCACTGGGCAAACGGCACCGAATACGCGACCTACGGCAATAACACCGGCGATTACCGCAACCAGAAATTTGACCTCGACATCACGCAGTTCCACACGTACAAATTCACGTGGGACGAGAAATACATCCGCATGTTCGTCGATGACTTCATGTACCACGAGATTCTAATTGAAGGCAACGAAGGCGATACCGAGGAATTCCACAAGCCGTTCTTCTTCTTGCTGAATGTCGCCGTGGCAGGCAACTGGCCCGGCTTTGAAGTAGACGATTCACAGTTCCCGAACGAAATGCTCGTCGATTATATTAGAGTTATCAAGTAA
- a CDS encoding sensor domain-containing diguanylate cyclase has protein sequence MDVMKIDYDLFKKILKEIPSNIFFKDTECRYVFSTHYWRHLQGAEDPSWDIAGKTDLEIRKDKENAKLAMEQDREILRTGKGTQYVIEINQDGVTEFLELIKNPVRDDDGNIIGIVGLINNVTEKVLLEKKLEKYAHTDMLTGLYNRNYFEEWVSNPVKPEMCPMCVISADCDGLKKTNDTYGHAIGDELIRLTASLFRVVLPENAVMFRVGGDEFFLVLPNTTQEECKKYIDNMNEVSRALLLKGKPICVSLGSCEIPSPSLSFMQAMETADKRMYMEKSTKYSEPKE, from the coding sequence ATGGACGTAATGAAGATTGACTATGACTTGTTCAAGAAAATCTTGAAAGAGATTCCATCGAATATTTTCTTCAAGGACACCGAATGCCGCTACGTTTTTTCGACGCATTACTGGCGCCACCTTCAAGGTGCCGAGGATCCTTCGTGGGATATTGCCGGCAAGACCGACCTGGAAATCCGCAAGGATAAGGAAAACGCAAAACTCGCGATGGAACAGGATCGCGAAATTCTCCGTACAGGCAAGGGAACGCAGTACGTCATTGAAATCAATCAGGATGGCGTGACTGAATTTTTGGAACTCATCAAGAATCCGGTTCGCGATGACGATGGCAATATTATTGGTATTGTGGGTCTTATCAACAACGTGACCGAAAAAGTCTTGCTCGAAAAGAAACTCGAAAAGTATGCTCACACCGACATGCTCACGGGCTTGTACAACCGTAATTATTTTGAAGAATGGGTTTCGAACCCTGTAAAACCAGAAATGTGTCCGATGTGCGTGATTTCTGCGGACTGCGACGGTTTAAAGAAAACGAACGATACGTACGGACATGCTATCGGCGATGAACTGATTCGCCTGACGGCATCGCTGTTCCGCGTGGTGCTCCCTGAAAATGCGGTGATGTTCCGCGTGGGCGGTGACGAGTTCTTCCTTGTGCTCCCGAATACGACGCAAGAAGAATGCAAAAAGTATATCGACAACATGAACGAAGTTTCTCGTGCGTTGCTTTTGAAGGGCAAGCCGATTTGCGTTTCTTTGGGCTCTTGCGAAATTCCGTCGCCGTCACTCAGCTTTATGCAGGCTATGGAAACTGCTGATAAGCGAATGTACATGGAAAAGAGTACAAAGTACTCTGAGCCGAAAGAGTAA
- a CDS encoding TIGR02171 family lipoprotein has protein sequence MKWPALIVCAGVLIGCSDSGTSSAESIHISIENDKEHNGMILISTQNSTVRLGAKLKANFAYDFSIDKHEVTCGDFAKLVKNHKCENAELPVTNITFFDAVLFANEKSKSEKLDTAYSYTSATFDSDGHCTELAGYEFHADRNSYRLPTEAEWTLVASNNWEPHKSWNADNSDYKLHKPCTADSTADICDLAGNAMEWVNDWMGAFRDTTITNYVGAPDGGNIGERVVKGGSYRNEPAAMTLDNRGDVYTVTSSTKANYVGFRLAFGKIPDAVWMNAKGIAIASPINALTTSAELRKSTKTYHNKLVFRNDETGNIAIINFTNGTPTVSEIIDTIDAYHPTLSPDGRFVAFSTKYEGISGTSELYVRRLDSTELKYKLDVESAAIPRWRVHEGDTEIVYVSSADNNSDKAKWENASTWSVKFADGKFETPKKLFNGTFNGGISADGKLAVSGARLLRANVNGKNQTWYNEEQACNASLSELTKQTLFLDFGGKTGKEFSGAKYNTHEQMLIADSTGKLVKMIPAPKGYTFDHTEWVHNSENFAVATLTDIDGAHPKIVLVNTNDSSVTEIASGAELWHPDFWIGKLQNFETKLNIDSAGMYELNCPYTGDMSTTMSRYDMELLYKHRDSINVLVSGSSRPWAGFNPIILNKNKDIFSINMSNAAVDLSVAKKLLFQYGVNLLPKLKVVAVSIDIDILFWRHFEMPSFWKLIFEHSTGFIYDANHNFWADGYPEGLYELTRDSYGENSDIRETEQTMLGHVEDSGDGWQGSPVYVDSTNMDGITKDPSDMLLEEVEDFIQEAESKNLYLIGIIFPQSPDYRSTGAFGRYGLRRSIAKKMIEKIQKFQDKYKHFILMDENKMGDHDYTDEMALNCDHLADKGAAQLTNRLDSLIKTLKIDWK, from the coding sequence ATGAAATGGCCAGCACTAATCGTTTGCGCAGGGGTTTTAATCGGTTGTTCCGACAGCGGAACATCGTCTGCCGAGTCTATACACATTTCCATTGAAAATGACAAAGAACACAATGGGATGATACTGATAAGCACCCAAAACTCAACGGTTAGGTTAGGCGCAAAACTGAAGGCCAATTTCGCTTACGACTTTTCGATTGACAAGCACGAAGTCACCTGCGGTGATTTTGCAAAGCTCGTCAAGAATCACAAATGTGAAAACGCAGAACTCCCTGTAACAAACATCACCTTTTTTGACGCCGTCCTTTTTGCGAACGAAAAAAGCAAAAGCGAAAAACTCGACACCGCTTACAGCTACACCTCGGCAACGTTTGATTCCGACGGGCATTGCACAGAGCTCGCCGGTTACGAATTCCATGCCGACCGCAATTCCTACAGACTCCCCACCGAAGCAGAATGGACGCTAGTCGCTTCAAACAATTGGGAACCGCACAAAAGCTGGAACGCGGACAATTCCGACTACAAGTTGCACAAGCCCTGCACCGCCGATTCTACAGCCGACATTTGCGACCTTGCCGGAAACGCCATGGAATGGGTCAACGACTGGATGGGCGCATTTCGCGATACGACAATTACCAACTACGTGGGCGCTCCCGATGGAGGCAACATCGGTGAACGAGTCGTAAAGGGTGGCAGCTACCGCAACGAGCCCGCCGCCATGACGCTTGACAACCGCGGAGACGTTTATACAGTCACCTCATCGACCAAGGCAAACTACGTCGGATTCAGACTCGCCTTCGGCAAAATTCCAGATGCCGTCTGGATGAACGCCAAGGGCATTGCCATCGCATCGCCCATCAATGCTCTTACGACATCGGCAGAATTAAGGAAATCGACAAAGACCTATCACAACAAACTCGTTTTCCGCAATGACGAAACCGGCAACATTGCAATAATCAACTTCACGAACGGCACCCCGACCGTATCTGAAATCATAGACACCATCGACGCCTACCACCCCACCCTTTCGCCTGATGGAAGATTTGTTGCATTTTCAACAAAGTACGAGGGCATTTCGGGAACATCCGAGCTTTACGTTCGTCGCCTTGATTCCACGGAACTCAAATACAAACTAGATGTTGAGAGTGCGGCAATCCCGCGCTGGCGTGTACACGAAGGCGACACCGAAATCGTTTACGTCTCAAGCGCCGACAACAATTCCGACAAGGCAAAATGGGAAAACGCATCTACATGGAGCGTCAAATTCGCAGATGGTAAATTCGAAACGCCCAAGAAGCTCTTCAACGGGACATTCAACGGCGGCATCAGCGCTGACGGCAAGCTCGCTGTTTCGGGAGCAAGACTTCTCCGCGCCAACGTAAACGGCAAAAATCAAACGTGGTACAACGAAGAACAGGCCTGCAACGCATCGCTTTCTGAATTGACAAAGCAGACGCTATTCCTGGACTTTGGCGGAAAAACCGGAAAAGAATTTTCGGGCGCAAAATACAACACGCACGAACAAATGCTAATAGCCGACAGCACGGGGAAACTCGTCAAGATGATTCCGGCGCCCAAAGGCTACACGTTTGACCACACGGAATGGGTCCACAACAGCGAGAATTTCGCCGTGGCAACGCTTACAGACATCGATGGCGCCCACCCCAAAATCGTCCTCGTCAATACAAACGATTCAAGCGTCACAGAAATCGCAAGCGGTGCGGAACTATGGCATCCCGATTTTTGGATTGGCAAGCTCCAGAATTTTGAAACAAAACTAAACATCGATAGTGCCGGCATGTACGAGCTCAACTGCCCCTACACAGGCGACATGAGCACAACCATGAGCCGCTACGATATGGAATTACTTTACAAGCACCGCGACTCTATCAACGTTCTCGTTTCGGGTTCTTCAAGACCATGGGCCGGATTCAATCCCATCATTTTAAACAAGAACAAGGATATATTCTCCATCAACATGTCTAACGCGGCCGTAGACTTGTCTGTCGCCAAGAAATTACTGTTCCAGTACGGAGTCAATCTCTTGCCAAAACTGAAAGTCGTTGCCGTTTCCATCGATATTGACATCCTGTTCTGGCGCCACTTCGAAATGCCAAGCTTCTGGAAATTGATTTTTGAACACTCCACGGGATTCATCTACGACGCCAATCACAATTTCTGGGCAGACGGCTATCCGGAAGGCTTGTACGAACTGACTCGTGATTCCTACGGCGAAAACAGCGATATCAGAGAAACGGAACAGACAATGCTTGGCCATGTCGAGGACTCTGGCGATGGTTGGCAAGGCAGCCCCGTTTACGTGGACTCCACGAACATGGACGGAATCACCAAAGACCCCTCCGACATGCTCCTCGAAGAAGTCGAAGACTTTATCCAGGAAGCCGAAAGCAAGAATCTATACCTCATCGGCATCATCTTCCCGCAATCCCCCGATTATAGAAGTACAGGAGCATTCGGGCGCTATGGTCTCCGTCGCTCGATCGCCAAGAAGATGATTGAAAAAATCCAGAAGTTCCAGGATAAATACAAACACTTCATACTGATGGACGAAAACAAGATGGGCGACCACGACTACACAGACGAAATGGCATTGAACTGCGACCATCTTGCCGATAAAGGAGCAGCGCAATTAACAAATCGTCTAGATTCGCTCATCAAGACTCTAAAAATTGATTGGAAATAA
- the ybaK gene encoding Cys-tRNA(Pro) deacylase: protein MDIKKTNAARILDRQKIQYELIPYKVDENDLGAQHVADSLGEDINQVFKTILVHGDKIGYLICVVPGNLEVDLKGAAKVSGNKKIDTVPLKDLTPLTGYIRGGCSPLGLKKNYPIFIHETAMQFPYIYVSAGERGLQLKVAPADLVKATRATVGVIARVHPEDPDAK from the coding sequence ATGGACATCAAAAAGACTAATGCCGCCCGCATTTTGGACAGGCAGAAGATTCAATACGAACTAATCCCATACAAGGTTGATGAAAACGACCTTGGCGCACAGCACGTGGCCGACAGCCTAGGCGAAGATATCAACCAGGTTTTCAAGACGATTCTCGTGCATGGAGACAAGATTGGTTACCTTATTTGCGTTGTTCCAGGCAATCTCGAAGTGGACTTGAAGGGGGCTGCCAAAGTAAGCGGCAACAAGAAAATCGACACCGTCCCGCTCAAGGATTTGACTCCGCTGACGGGTTACATTCGTGGCGGCTGCAGCCCGCTCGGACTCAAGAAGAACTACCCCATTTTCATTCACGAGACAGCGATGCAGTTCCCGTACATTTACGTGAGCGCAGGCGAACGTGGTTTGCAGTTGAAAGTAGCGCCGGCAGACTTGGTTAAGGCTACGCGAGCAACGGTTGGCGTGATTGCACGTGTCCACCCGGAAGATCCGGACGCAAAGTAA
- a CDS encoding 4'-phosphopantetheinyl transferase family protein, with amino-acid sequence MQSLGVGLLLQMACRDAGFEGADNHIAYGENGKPYLKDFPEVHFNLSHSGERVMCVISPFEVGCDVEIIKGDRGKLAERFFKPEESAWIKHFETLEAQSEAFYRLWTLKECYMKVTGRGLSLMPDMFALHMDELENVTLFHEGKRPEYSFREIDLHDGYRYAYCIKNDGFIAPSEIKQVQFT; translated from the coding sequence ATGCAATCACTTGGCGTTGGACTTTTGCTCCAGATGGCATGTCGCGATGCTGGGTTTGAAGGCGCGGACAATCATATTGCGTATGGCGAAAATGGCAAGCCGTATTTGAAGGATTTCCCGGAGGTGCATTTTAATTTGTCGCATTCGGGCGAACGCGTGATGTGCGTGATTTCGCCATTTGAAGTCGGCTGCGATGTGGAAATTATCAAGGGCGACCGCGGCAAGCTTGCTGAGCGTTTTTTCAAGCCCGAAGAATCTGCATGGATCAAGCATTTCGAAACTCTCGAAGCGCAGTCTGAGGCGTTTTACAGACTGTGGACGCTCAAGGAATGTTATATGAAAGTGACGGGGCGCGGCCTCTCGCTCATGCCAGATATGTTTGCGCTACACATGGATGAACTCGAGAATGTGACGCTGTTTCACGAAGGCAAACGCCCGGAATATTCATTCCGGGAAATCGACTTGCACGATGGCTACCGCTATGCTTATTGCATCAAGAACGACGGCTTTATTGCACCGTCCGAAATAAAGCAAGTGCAGTTTACTTGA